One segment of Gammaproteobacteria bacterium DNA contains the following:
- a CDS encoding Fe-S cluster assembly transcription factor, with protein sequence MKLTTKGRYAVTAMLDLALHTDAGPTPLADISKRQAVSLSYLEQLFSRLRRNGLVESARGPGGGYRLARDANEIAVMHVLDAIDEKVDATRCGGSADCQHGEPCLTHDLWADLSDQVYAFLSHISLGELVKRNTVRAVAKRQDDATRPHYVELPNIKKSIRKSIKKSTA encoded by the coding sequence ATGAAGTTAACCACTAAAGGGCGTTACGCCGTGACGGCTATGTTAGATCTGGCCCTCCATACAGACGCCGGACCCACTCCGTTGGCTGATATTTCAAAACGCCAGGCCGTCTCGCTTTCTTATCTTGAACAATTATTTTCCAGGCTACGTCGTAATGGCCTGGTTGAGAGTGCACGTGGCCCTGGTGGTGGTTATCGTTTAGCACGTGACGCTAATGAGATTGCAGTGATGCATGTGTTGGATGCCATTGACGAGAAAGTTGACGCGACCCGTTGTGGTGGCAGCGCCGATTGTCAACACGGAGAACCCTGTTTAACTCACGATTTATGGGCCGATTTGAGCGATCAGGTTTATGCCTTTCTCAGTCATATTAGTTTGGGTGAACTGGTTAAGCGAAATACGGTTCGTGCCGTCGCTAAGCGACAGGATGACGCGACACGACCTCACTACGTGGAATTGCCCAATATTAAAAAATCTATTAGAAAATCTATTAAAAAATCGACAGCGTAG
- a CDS encoding RNA methyltransferase has translation MSKLSDRIRIVLIATSHPGNIGAAARAMKTMGLQRLVLVSPKSYPHADATARASGADDVLANAQVCTSLAQALQGCHYVFGLSARERTIPWPQMSPRQCADYAAEQGEAELALVFGREHSGLTNEELEACHYHVSIDANPDYPSLNLAAAVQIMCYELRLASVQPLIKVGSLPAPVDELERFFEHLEQVMIDVEFLDPEQPGHIMRRLRRLYMKAEPDKQDINILRGVFSAAQRALGVQKNRPDNT, from the coding sequence TTGTCTAAACTCTCTGATCGCATCCGTATCGTTCTTATCGCCACCAGCCACCCTGGCAACATTGGTGCTGCCGCGCGTGCGATGAAAACAATGGGTCTGCAACGGCTGGTTTTGGTCTCACCAAAATCTTACCCTCACGCCGACGCAACAGCTAGAGCATCTGGCGCTGATGATGTGCTAGCCAATGCCCAAGTGTGTACCAGCCTTGCGCAAGCGCTACAGGGTTGTCACTACGTCTTCGGTTTAAGTGCGCGTGAGCGAACGATACCCTGGCCACAGATGTCGCCAAGGCAATGCGCTGATTATGCGGCTGAGCAAGGTGAGGCTGAGCTTGCGCTGGTATTTGGTCGTGAACATTCTGGTTTGACCAATGAAGAGCTTGAGGCCTGTCACTATCATGTGTCAATAGACGCTAATCCTGATTATCCGTCGCTGAATCTTGCCGCCGCAGTGCAGATTATGTGTTATGAATTACGTTTGGCCAGTGTGCAGCCCCTTATCAAGGTTGGTTCTTTGCCAGCTCCAGTTGATGAGCTGGAACGTTTTTTTGAACATCTTGAGCAAGTAATGATCGACGTTGAGTTTCTTGACCCAGAACAACCTGGCCATATTATGCGCCGACTTCGTCGTCTTTATATGAAGGCAGAGCCCGATAAACAGGATATTAATATCTTGCGTGGTGTGTTTAGCGCAGCACAGCGTGCTCTTGGGGTACAAAAGAACCGACCTGATAATACTTGA
- a CDS encoding inositol monophosphatase has product MHPMLNIAVRAARRAGDIISRSMDKLDSIDVITKDHNDFVSAVDEAAEAAIIDIIKTAYPDHQIMAEESGNQGDSDYVWIIDPLDGTTNFLHGFPQFAVSIALKHRDKLQQAVIYDPVSQELFTASRGAGAQLNNRRIRVSKRKILAGSLIGTGFPFRKDQDLDAYLETFRAIAPKAAGIRRAGSAALDLAYVAAGRLDGFWEFGLKPWDIAAGVLLIEEAGGLVGDMTGGNTHFDSGDIVCANPKLFKILLQNIQPHIKK; this is encoded by the coding sequence ATGCACCCGATGTTAAATATCGCCGTTCGCGCCGCACGTCGAGCGGGGGACATCATTAGTCGCTCTATGGACAAGCTAGATAGCATTGATGTCATCACCAAAGATCATAATGACTTTGTCAGCGCAGTTGACGAAGCGGCCGAAGCGGCCATTATTGACATCATTAAAACTGCCTACCCTGACCACCAAATTATGGCAGAAGAAAGTGGTAATCAAGGAGACAGTGATTACGTCTGGATCATCGACCCGCTTGATGGTACGACTAATTTTCTTCATGGCTTTCCACAATTTGCTGTATCGATTGCCCTTAAACACCGAGATAAATTACAACAAGCCGTGATCTATGACCCGGTGAGCCAGGAACTCTTTACTGCTAGCCGTGGCGCAGGCGCACAACTTAACAACCGCCGCATCCGCGTCAGCAAACGTAAAATACTGGCTGGATCGCTAATCGGCACTGGCTTTCCCTTCCGTAAAGACCAGGATCTCGACGCCTATCTGGAGACATTTCGCGCGATCGCACCCAAGGCTGCCGGCATTCGTCGCGCCGGCTCTGCCGCGCTGGATCTGGCCTATGTTGCGGCTGGCCGCCTTGATGGTTTTTGGGAATTTGGCCTCAAACCCTGGGATATCGCCGCTGGTGTCTTGCTTATTGAAGAAGCAGGCGGCCTGGTTGGTGATATGACTGGCGGTAATACACACTTTGATAGCGGTGATATTGTCTGTGCCAACCCCAAACTGTTCAAAATCTTATTGCAAAACATACAACCACATATAAAAAAATAG
- a CDS encoding sulfurtransferase, producing MASPPALLLEPQALQPLLGNHQLLVVDLSSADSYNTLHIPGAISLNYNNIVTSQPPTMGLLPNEEMLSRVFSKIGLTPSHHVVAYDDDNSGKACRLLWTLDCLGHKSSSLLNGGLTAWRSTGMPMNNQTISIHTSHYEARIDNTVLADKDYILEHLNDPSVVLLDARSEGEFKGEIVRAKRSGHIPGAVNINWTDAINMENNLKLRSSDALRTLYASAGITKDKQIISYCQTHHRSAHSYIVLKSLGYKSIKGYHGAWSEWGNDKDTPIEQ from the coding sequence ATGGCCAGCCCACCTGCTTTATTACTCGAGCCACAAGCACTGCAACCATTGCTCGGCAATCATCAGCTACTCGTCGTAGATCTATCCTCCGCTGATAGCTATAACACCCTCCACATTCCAGGTGCCATCTCACTTAATTACAATAATATTGTGACATCACAGCCGCCCACCATGGGCTTATTGCCGAATGAAGAAATGCTGAGCCGTGTCTTTTCCAAAATTGGCCTGACACCGAGCCATCATGTCGTCGCCTACGATGACGACAACAGCGGCAAAGCCTGCCGTCTGCTGTGGACTCTAGATTGCCTCGGCCATAAAAGTTCGTCCCTGCTAAATGGTGGTCTCACTGCATGGCGCAGTACCGGTATGCCAATGAATAATCAAACTATTAGCATCCATACCAGCCATTATGAAGCGCGTATAGACAACACTGTCCTGGCAGATAAAGACTACATTCTCGAACATCTCAATGACCCTTCAGTGGTGCTACTCGATGCACGCAGTGAAGGCGAATTTAAAGGCGAGATCGTGCGTGCTAAACGTAGTGGACATATTCCTGGCGCAGTGAACATTAACTGGACTGATGCCATCAATATGGAAAACAACCTTAAATTACGTAGTAGTGATGCGTTACGCACACTGTATGCGTCGGCTGGCATCACTAAAGACAAACAAATCATTAGCTACTGCCAAACCCATCACCGCTCAGCACACAGCTATATCGTGCTCAAAAGCCTCGGCTATAAAAGTATCAAAGGCTACCATGGTGCCTGGTCTGAATGGGGCAATGACAAAGACACCCCTATCGAACAATAA
- the mutS gene encoding DNA mismatch repair protein MutS → MNTDFSSHTPMMRQYLRIKQDYPDTLVFYRMGDFYELFFEDAKHAAKLLNISLTARGQSAGAPIPMAGVPYHAADNYLAKLIKHGESVAICEQIGDPSTSKGPVERKVVRLMTPGTVTDDGMLDAERDNLLVAVFIEGSSAGIAALDISSARFFISQLQSSNALDDELARLRPAELLVQEDHANIFSNNNKHHSPVSSTEPAPCLTRGQALGVQTLEAWEFDLDNAQRLLCEQLKLHDLSGLGCDDTPLAVRAAGALLQYARRTQQNLLPHISSLHVSQHSENLLLDAASRRNLEIDINLQGGRDNTLTSVIDRTVTTMGGRMLRRWLNTPMRNHELLRQRYQCVDTLQTPEAHEPTREQLKQVGDIERIVSRIALKSARPRDLTQLRQSLHSLPKLKQQLAQFDSPLLNELESAVDEHSQLSQLLNNAIIAEPPMLIRDGGVIATGFDSELDELRNLSENANQFLIDLETKERKNSGISTLKVGYNRVHGYYIEASKIHTEKIPDHFQRRQTLKNVERYITPELKSFEDKVLSARQRALSREKYLYEQLLDTLAEDVQTLQSSANVIAQIDVLTNFAQRAWQLDLSQPELTEEPGLLIKDGRHPVVEATLDKPFTPNDVQLDDSRRMLIITGPNMGGKSTYMRQTAIITLLAHCGCFVPAKRAVIGPFDRIFTRIGASDDLAGGRSTFMVEMTETAAILHNASEQSLVLMDEVGRGTSTFDGLSLAWACAEHLAKHIKAFTLFATHYFELTVLQSKQDAIANIHLAAIEHHDSIVFLHSVKEGAANRSYGLQVAALAGVPKTVVATARKRLHLLEQQQASSNHNNHPQIDLFNAPADTQTLSSEPLKQTINPTLELLATIDPDELTARQALELLYQLKQLHGTAETE, encoded by the coding sequence ATGAACACTGATTTCTCTTCTCATACACCAATGATGCGCCAGTATTTACGCATCAAACAGGACTATCCTGATACCCTCGTTTTTTACCGTATGGGCGATTTCTACGAGCTGTTCTTTGAAGATGCCAAACATGCTGCAAAGTTACTTAACATCAGCCTGACCGCACGCGGCCAATCTGCTGGCGCACCGATTCCTATGGCTGGTGTGCCTTATCACGCTGCCGATAATTATCTGGCCAAACTCATCAAACACGGTGAATCGGTTGCCATTTGCGAGCAAATCGGCGACCCCAGTACCAGCAAAGGGCCGGTTGAACGTAAAGTCGTTCGGCTGATGACGCCAGGCACTGTCACCGACGATGGCATGCTTGATGCCGAACGTGACAATTTGTTGGTCGCTGTTTTTATCGAAGGTAGCTCAGCAGGAATCGCGGCACTGGACATCAGTAGCGCACGCTTCTTTATTTCACAACTGCAATCAAGCAATGCACTCGATGATGAACTGGCACGTCTGCGCCCTGCTGAACTATTAGTGCAGGAGGATCACGCCAATATATTCAGCAACAACAATAAACACCACAGCCCCGTGTCAAGCACGGAGCCTGCCCCGTGCTTGACACGGGGGCAGGCCCTTGGGGTACAAACACTCGAAGCCTGGGAGTTTGACCTGGATAACGCGCAACGTCTGCTATGCGAACAACTTAAATTACATGACCTGAGCGGACTCGGTTGTGACGACACCCCGCTGGCCGTGCGCGCTGCTGGCGCGCTACTGCAATATGCAAGACGAACACAGCAAAACCTGCTACCCCATATTAGTAGCCTGCACGTCTCACAACATAGTGAAAATTTGTTACTGGATGCTGCCAGTCGTCGCAACCTTGAGATTGATATTAATCTTCAAGGCGGTCGTGACAACACCCTGACATCGGTCATAGATCGTACTGTCACCACCATGGGTGGCCGCATGTTACGCCGCTGGCTCAACACCCCTATGCGCAACCATGAATTGCTGCGCCAACGTTACCAATGCGTCGATACCTTACAAACGCCAGAGGCACACGAACCGACACGTGAACAACTTAAACAGGTTGGCGATATCGAACGTATTGTCAGCCGTATCGCATTAAAATCAGCACGACCACGCGACTTAACACAACTGCGCCAATCACTGCATAGTTTGCCAAAGCTTAAACAACAGCTTGCACAATTTGACTCGCCCCTGCTGAACGAACTTGAATCAGCTGTAGACGAACATAGCCAGCTTAGCCAACTGCTAAACAATGCCATTATTGCAGAGCCACCCATGCTCATTCGCGATGGCGGCGTCATTGCAACGGGTTTTGATAGCGAGCTCGATGAACTGCGCAATTTAAGTGAAAACGCCAACCAATTTTTAATTGACCTCGAAACCAAAGAAAGAAAAAACAGCGGTATTAGCACACTCAAGGTGGGCTATAACCGTGTGCACGGGTATTACATTGAAGCCAGTAAAATCCATACAGAAAAAATTCCCGATCATTTCCAACGTCGCCAAACACTGAAAAACGTTGAACGCTATATCACACCCGAGCTGAAATCATTTGAAGATAAAGTATTAAGCGCACGCCAGCGCGCCTTAAGCAGAGAAAAATACCTCTACGAACAATTATTAGACACCTTGGCTGAAGATGTTCAGACATTACAAAGCAGCGCAAATGTGATTGCACAAATTGATGTGCTGACTAATTTTGCGCAACGCGCCTGGCAACTTGATTTATCACAACCAGAACTAACAGAAGAACCTGGTCTGTTAATTAAAGATGGCCGTCATCCTGTTGTCGAAGCCACCTTGGACAAACCCTTTACGCCCAACGATGTGCAACTCGATGACTCGCGTCGCATGCTTATTATTACCGGCCCAAACATGGGCGGTAAATCGACCTATATGCGCCAAACTGCCATCATTACTCTATTGGCGCATTGCGGCTGTTTCGTCCCGGCCAAGCGTGCTGTCATTGGCCCCTTTGACCGTATTTTCACACGTATCGGCGCCTCGGATGACTTGGCTGGAGGCCGCTCCACATTTATGGTGGAAATGACCGAGACCGCAGCTATTCTTCACAACGCCAGCGAACAAAGCCTGGTGCTAATGGACGAAGTGGGTCGTGGCACCAGCACCTTCGATGGCCTGTCACTGGCCTGGGCTTGCGCTGAACACTTGGCTAAACACATCAAGGCCTTCACCTTATTTGCTACCCACTACTTTGAACTTACCGTCCTGCAATCAAAGCAAGATGCTATTGCCAACATTCATCTTGCCGCCATCGAACACCATGACAGCATTGTTTTTCTGCATAGCGTCAAAGAAGGTGCGGCTAATCGTAGTTATGGATTACAAGTTGCCGCGCTTGCTGGCGTACCCAAGACTGTCGTTGCGACAGCAAGAAAACGTCTGCATTTATTGGAACAACAACAGGCCAGCAGCAATCACAACAATCATCCACAAATCGATTTATTTAATGCCCCTGCTGACACACAAACACTCTCATCCGAGCCCCTCAAACAGACCATTAATCCAACGTTAGAATTATTGGCAACCATTGATCCCGATGAGCTCACAGCAAGACAAGCACTAGAGTTGCTATACCAACTGAAACAACTCCACGGCACAGCAGAAACCGAATAG
- a CDS encoding YcgL domain-containing protein: MTKKTERTCEIYRCSYKDGMYLYIDKKDNLNDLPDALKKKIGQPELAMTLTITAKTKLANANANAILAALDSQGFYLQIPINPTDYMQEVNKENYFLGKESG; this comes from the coding sequence ATGACTAAGAAAACAGAACGCACTTGCGAAATTTATCGTTGCTCATACAAAGACGGCATGTATCTCTACATCGATAAAAAAGACAACTTAAATGATTTGCCTGATGCTTTAAAAAAGAAAATTGGCCAACCAGAACTGGCGATGACACTCACCATTACCGCAAAAACTAAGCTGGCGAATGCAAATGCAAATGCAATATTAGCTGCGTTAGACTCACAAGGATTTTATCTGCAAATACCCATTAACCCTACCGATTATATGCAGGAAGTAAATAAAGAAAATTACTTTCTCGGTAAAGAATCGGGTTAA
- a CDS encoding YcgN family cysteine cluster protein, with product MSQNEWESLCDGCGLCCLHKLEDEDTDQVYYTKVACKLLDLDRCRCTNYPQRQDLVSDCLVLTAKDIEKFHWLPSTCAYRLIADGKPLFDWHPLISGNSHSVHHAGISVKDRVLSESEVDITSLEEHIIHWVS from the coding sequence ATGAGCCAAAACGAGTGGGAATCACTCTGCGATGGCTGCGGTTTATGCTGCTTGCATAAACTCGAAGATGAAGACACAGATCAGGTTTACTACACCAAAGTTGCTTGCAAACTTTTGGACTTGGATCGTTGCCGCTGTACAAACTACCCACAACGCCAAGACCTGGTCAGTGATTGCCTGGTTTTAACAGCAAAAGACATCGAAAAATTTCACTGGCTACCCTCTACTTGCGCTTATCGATTAATCGCTGACGGAAAACCCCTGTTCGATTGGCACCCGTTGATATCAGGCAACAGCCATAGTGTTCACCACGCTGGAATATCCGTAAAAGACCGCGTATTGTCAGAGTCTGAAGTGGACATAACTAGCCTTGAAGAACATATTATTCATTGGGTTAGCTAA
- a CDS encoding FMN-binding glutamate synthase family protein — translation MNDIQMNDIHLLSSLFIFLIALFILVVIVLFIMDITQSKDAVRKNYPVIGRFRYLFSSLGEFFRQYFFAMDREEMPFNRAEREWVGKAASNKDNTIAFGSTKNLSAVGTVIFVNCPFPTLDEDAEKRISLEIGPYCKKPYNAPSIFNISGMSYGALSAPAVRALSKGAKIAGCWMNTGEGGLSPYHLEGNCDIVFQIGTAKYGVRDESGKLSDEKLKEVAAHEQIKMFELKISQGAKPGKGGILPGIKVTAEIAKIRGIPQGQSSISPNRHPEIDNNNELLDMINHVRDVTGKPVGFKSVIGSPGWIAHLCKAIHARGVESAPDFITVDSGDGGTGAAPMALMDNVGLPIKESLPLIADILYQYGLNERIRLIASGKLITPSEMAWAIATGADFVTSARGFMFSLGCIQALRCNKNTCPTGITTHNPRLQKGLDPTDKSVKVANYCNNMRHEIEMISHSCGVRRPRLMRRKHIRIVQDNGKSIPMDILYPVPKPILLDQHT, via the coding sequence ATGAACGATATTCAAATGAATGACATCCATCTTTTGTCATCGTTATTTATATTTTTGATTGCATTGTTCATTCTCGTGGTGATCGTCTTGTTCATTATGGATATCACTCAATCCAAAGACGCAGTAAGAAAGAACTACCCCGTCATAGGCCGTTTTCGCTATTTGTTTTCCTCATTGGGTGAGTTTTTTCGCCAGTATTTTTTTGCCATGGATCGCGAAGAAATGCCATTCAATCGTGCTGAGCGTGAGTGGGTTGGTAAAGCTGCAAGCAATAAAGACAATACGATTGCCTTTGGCTCGACAAAAAACCTTTCGGCAGTGGGAACTGTGATATTCGTAAATTGCCCTTTCCCCACATTAGATGAAGACGCAGAGAAAAGAATCAGCCTAGAAATAGGTCCCTATTGCAAAAAACCTTACAACGCACCATCGATATTCAATATCTCTGGCATGAGTTATGGCGCACTATCAGCGCCCGCTGTTCGCGCCCTATCCAAAGGCGCCAAAATAGCAGGCTGCTGGATGAATACAGGGGAAGGAGGGCTGTCACCCTATCATCTAGAAGGCAACTGCGATATTGTTTTTCAAATTGGCACCGCCAAGTACGGGGTACGCGACGAGTCAGGCAAACTGTCCGATGAAAAACTCAAAGAGGTCGCCGCGCACGAACAGATAAAAATGTTTGAGCTAAAAATTAGCCAAGGCGCCAAACCTGGCAAAGGCGGTATTTTGCCCGGCATAAAAGTCACAGCAGAAATTGCAAAAATACGTGGCATACCGCAAGGCCAAAGTTCAATTTCCCCTAATCGACACCCTGAAATCGATAACAATAACGAATTGCTTGATATGATTAATCATGTTAGGGACGTTACCGGAAAACCCGTCGGCTTTAAATCCGTCATTGGATCACCCGGCTGGATAGCACATCTATGTAAGGCGATCCACGCGCGTGGGGTAGAAAGTGCACCGGACTTTATTACTGTCGACAGCGGCGATGGTGGGACAGGCGCAGCACCGATGGCCTTAATGGACAACGTCGGTTTACCCATCAAAGAATCCTTACCACTGATCGCAGACATACTGTACCAATATGGTTTAAATGAACGCATTCGACTTATTGCTTCAGGCAAACTCATCACACCCTCTGAGATGGCCTGGGCTATTGCCACCGGCGCAGACTTCGTTACTTCGGCACGCGGCTTCATGTTCTCGCTAGGCTGCATTCAAGCACTTAGGTGCAATAAAAATACTTGCCCAACTGGAATCACCACACATAACCCGCGCTTACAAAAAGGCCTTGATCCGACTGACAAGTCCGTCAAAGTAGCAAATTACTGTAATAATATGCGCCATGAGATTGAAATGATCTCGCATTCTTGCGGTGTTAGAAGACCGCGGCTTATGCGGCGCAAACATATACGTATCGTCCAAGACAATGGCAAATCTATCCCTATGGATATTTTATATCCTGTACCCAAACCAATCTTGCTTGATCAACATACTTAA
- a CDS encoding acetolactate synthase large subunit, whose product MKASDLFVRALEMEGVEHIFAVPGEENLDMLESLRTSTIKLVLTRHEQGAAFMAATYGRLTNKAGVCMATLGPGATNLATPAAYAQLGGFPLIMITGQKPIKKSKQGQFQIIDIVSLFQPICKMSKQIVHGNTIPALVREAFRIAEEERPGAVLLELPEDIAAEETNAFVLTPHHRHYAVADDIVLDEAAKLIRSAKLPLLLIGAGANRRHTRSALDDFIHSIKVPFFSTQMGKGVVDERSELCLGTAALSDNDYLHCAIKRADLIINVGHDVVEKPPFLMEDNGKKVIHVNYTSAQVDQVYFPQVEVVGDIVGSIKRLKDKLKTSLEFDRTYFSRIHNEIETHINEGITDTRFPITPQRLVADTRKVMGDEDIIALDNGIYKIWFARNYKAYQPNTVLLDNALATMGAGLPSAMMVAMMYPKRRVMAICGDGGFMMNSQEVETAVRLKLNLVITILNDSSYGMIRWKQASAGFDDWGLEFGNPDFVKYAQSYGANGHRIESAESLIPVLNQAFDAGGVHLIDLPIDYSENEKVLIDELTEKVCLL is encoded by the coding sequence ATGAAGGCCTCAGATCTTTTTGTCCGCGCATTAGAAATGGAAGGCGTCGAACACATATTTGCTGTGCCTGGCGAAGAAAACCTCGATATGCTCGAGTCATTACGCACCTCAACGATAAAACTCGTCCTCACCCGTCATGAGCAAGGCGCCGCATTTATGGCAGCAACCTATGGTCGCCTTACCAACAAAGCAGGGGTGTGTATGGCGACACTGGGGCCTGGCGCCACCAACCTTGCAACACCTGCCGCTTACGCACAACTTGGTGGCTTCCCCTTAATAATGATTACCGGACAAAAACCTATAAAAAAATCTAAACAAGGCCAATTCCAGATCATTGACATCGTCAGCTTGTTTCAACCAATCTGCAAAATGTCGAAGCAAATAGTGCACGGCAATACCATTCCGGCATTAGTCCGCGAAGCATTTCGCATCGCCGAAGAAGAACGACCTGGCGCAGTATTACTCGAATTACCCGAAGATATCGCGGCTGAAGAAACTAACGCATTTGTGCTAACACCACATCATCGACATTACGCCGTAGCTGATGACATAGTATTAGACGAAGCTGCAAAACTCATTCGCTCAGCGAAGCTACCACTGCTATTAATTGGTGCTGGTGCCAATCGAAGACATACACGCTCAGCGCTGGACGACTTTATTCACAGTATAAAAGTCCCGTTTTTTAGCACCCAAATGGGCAAGGGTGTCGTCGACGAACGCTCAGAACTTTGCTTAGGTACTGCAGCGCTATCTGATAACGATTATTTGCACTGCGCTATTAAGCGTGCTGATTTAATCATTAATGTTGGTCATGACGTTGTTGAAAAACCACCCTTTCTCATGGAGGACAATGGCAAAAAAGTCATCCACGTTAATTATACATCTGCCCAAGTAGACCAGGTTTATTTCCCACAGGTTGAAGTGGTCGGCGACATAGTCGGCTCAATAAAACGCCTGAAAGATAAACTCAAGACCAGCCTTGAATTCGATCGCACCTATTTCTCACGTATTCATAATGAAATCGAGACTCATATTAACGAGGGAATTACTGACACACGCTTTCCTATTACACCACAACGTCTAGTTGCCGACACACGAAAAGTCATGGGTGATGAAGATATTATTGCCCTCGACAATGGCATTTATAAAATTTGGTTTGCGCGCAACTACAAAGCCTACCAACCGAACACCGTATTACTTGATAATGCATTGGCAACCATGGGCGCTGGGTTACCCTCTGCCATGATGGTAGCAATGATGTATCCCAAACGACGCGTCATGGCTATTTGTGGTGACGGTGGCTTTATGATGAATTCGCAAGAAGTTGAAACAGCCGTTCGCCTTAAACTTAATTTAGTCATTACCATTTTAAACGATAGCTCTTACGGCATGATCCGTTGGAAGCAGGCATCCGCAGGTTTTGACGACTGGGGCCTGGAGTTTGGTAATCCTGATTTTGTAAAATATGCGCAAAGCTATGGCGCTAATGGTCATCGCATTGAATCTGCTGAAAGTCTTATACCAGTCTTAAACCAAGCCTTCGATGCTGGCGGTGTTCATCTTATAGACCTACCAATTGATTACTCAGAAAATGAAAAAGTCCTCATTGACGAATTAACTGAAAAAGTTTGTCTACTATGA